One genomic region from Pararge aegeria chromosome 14, ilParAegt1.1, whole genome shotgun sequence encodes:
- the LOC120629454 gene encoding uncharacterized protein LOC120629454 encodes MSDAMSDTCKVWTRFESKKRDGTSIKLRIQSWKLKPQDAVFDLVMKHFVPEEAIHKAAGISKSPEAFQEYSELMTHFFKVAPLHTIVCCVDNESNTVDQIVGLSIAQLMKNTDKLEDIVNDMEFKSEEMQQLLHAAKVLEGYLKEKASCYETYYFGRGIFVHPEYRKMGIANELIKVKKLICIDNNVPMTCAGMSAVGTQRAAEKNNWKTFSDISIEELEEETGLTFGDDAISKHKLMYTTIN; translated from the exons atgtctGATGCAATGAGTGATACGTGCAAAGTATGGACAAGATTTGAATCCAAAAAGCGAGATGGTACGAGTATTAAACTACGAATTcaaagttggaaattaaaaCCACAAGATGCTGTTTTTGATTTGGTGATGAAACATTTCGTTCCGGAAGAGGCTATTCATAAAGCTGCag GAATATCTAAAAGTCCGGAAGCATTTCAGGAATACAGTGAGCTAatgacacatttttttaaagtagcaCCGCTTCATACAATTGTATGCTGCGTCGATAATGAATCAAATACTGTTGACCAAATTGTGGGTTTATCGATAGCCCAGCTAATGAAGAATACTGATAAactagaagatattgtaaatgac atgGAGTTCAAGTCAGAAGAAATGCAACAGTTATTGCACGCTGCCAAAGTATTAGAAGGTTATCTTAAAGAAAAAGCAAGCTGTTATGAGACTTACTACTTTGGAAGAGGTATCTTTGTTCATCCAGAATACAGAAAAATGGGAATAGCAAATGAGCTTATAAAAGTGAA AAAGTTGATTTGTATTGACAACAATGTTCCCATGACGTGTGCTGGAATGTCAGCTGTGGGTACCCAAAGGGCAGCTGAGAAGAACAATTGGAAGACATTTTCAGATATATCTATAGAAGAACTCGAAGAGGAGACCGGTCTTACATTTGGAGATGATGCAATTTCCAAGCATAAACTCATGTATaccacaataaattaa